The following are encoded in a window of Lactobacillus panisapium genomic DNA:
- a CDS encoding APC family permease — protein MDKSQENSKKMMWTTLATMAFSIVWSFGNVVNGFIYFDGTKVILSWIIIFLLFFIPYSLMVGELGSVFKDSEGGVSSWINATLGAKWAYYAGWTFWAVHVVYISSKGTGGLRGMAWGIFGNTNWYDSLPTTVTQLATLAVFLFFCWVASRGLPVIKTLSTIAGSSMFIMSILFIIMMFAAPMINPHAGFNSISWNWKNFVPDFNVKYFTSLSILVFAVGGAEKISPYVNKLKDPARNFPKSMLGLAAMVMISAILGTIALALMFDPKVVNNNLNEYISNGPYMAFNKLGEYYGVGGLFMYIYAWCNVIGQFSALVISIDAPLRILLGSKEAKDYIPKKLLKVNKHGAYINGIWMVVCLSGGLIVLQAIMPNAQAIMAQLVKLNSIVMPMRYLWVFIAYIALRKQAEKFHNGQNYEMTKHQALAYTLGVWGLIVTIACCLMGMYSPDPFTLGLNIATPIVLLLLGMILPSIKHHQDAKA, from the coding sequence ATGGATAAATCACAAGAAAATTCTAAAAAAATGATGTGGACCACACTGGCAACGATGGCCTTCTCCATAGTTTGGAGTTTCGGTAACGTTGTTAACGGGTTCATTTATTTTGACGGTACAAAAGTTATTCTTAGCTGGATTATTATTTTCCTACTGTTCTTCATACCATACTCACTGATGGTCGGGGAATTAGGCTCTGTCTTTAAAGACTCAGAGGGTGGAGTTTCCTCATGGATTAACGCTACTCTTGGAGCAAAGTGGGCATATTATGCTGGCTGGACTTTTTGGGCTGTCCACGTTGTATATATTTCCAGTAAAGGTACTGGTGGATTAAGAGGAATGGCCTGGGGCATTTTTGGTAATACGAATTGGTACGATAGTTTACCAACTACTGTTACTCAACTTGCCACTTTAGCTGTCTTCCTCTTCTTCTGCTGGGTTGCAAGTCGCGGCTTACCAGTTATTAAAACATTGTCAACCATTGCTGGTTCTTCAATGTTCATCATGTCTATTTTGTTCATTATCATGATGTTTGCGGCACCAATGATTAACCCACATGCTGGTTTTAACAGCATTAGCTGGAATTGGAAGAATTTTGTGCCTGACTTTAATGTTAAGTACTTTACTTCTTTATCAATTTTAGTATTTGCGGTTGGAGGCGCAGAAAAGATCTCACCTTATGTTAATAAGCTGAAAGATCCCGCACGTAACTTCCCTAAATCAATGTTAGGTTTAGCCGCAATGGTAATGATTTCTGCTATCTTAGGAACTATTGCTTTAGCCTTAATGTTTGATCCTAAAGTTGTCAATAACAACTTAAATGAATACATTTCAAATGGACCTTACATGGCTTTCAATAAGCTAGGCGAATACTACGGTGTTGGTGGATTGTTCATGTACATTTACGCTTGGTGCAATGTTATTGGACAATTTTCAGCATTAGTTATTAGTATCGATGCTCCGTTACGAATTCTCTTGGGTAGTAAAGAAGCAAAAGATTACATTCCTAAGAAACTGTTGAAAGTGAACAAACACGGCGCTTACATCAACGGTATTTGGATGGTTGTCTGCCTTTCAGGTGGTTTAATTGTCTTACAAGCAATCATGCCTAATGCTCAAGCAATCATGGCACAATTAGTTAAGTTAAACTCGATCGTAATGCCAATGCGTTACTTATGGGTCTTCATTGCTTACATTGCTTTGCGTAAGCAAGCAGAAAAATTCCACAACGGTCAAAATTATGAAATGACTAAGCACCAAGCCTTAGCATACACTCTTGGCGTTTGGGGACTGATTGTTACAATCGCATGTTGCTTAATGGGAATGTATTCACCTGATCCATTTACTTTAGGCTTAAACATCGCAACACCAATTGTATTATTATTACTTGGTATGATTTTGCCATCAATTAAGCATCACCAAGATGCAAAAGCATAA
- the clpP gene encoding ATP-dependent Clp endopeptidase proteolytic subunit ClpP codes for MLVPTVIEQTARGERAYDIYSRLLKDRIIMLSGEINDDMANSIIAQLLFLDAQDNTKDISLYINSPGGVITSGLAIMDTMNFIKSDVSTIAIGMAASMASILLTSGAKGKRFALPNSTVLIHQPLGGAQGQQTDIQIAANEILKSREKINKILHETTGQPLEKIQKDTERDNYLTAEEAKDYGLIDEIMVNQKK; via the coding sequence ATGCTTGTACCTACAGTTATTGAACAAACTGCCCGTGGTGAGCGTGCTTATGACATATATTCACGCTTGTTAAAAGATAGAATTATTATGCTTAGTGGTGAGATTAATGATGATATGGCCAATTCAATTATTGCCCAATTATTATTCCTTGATGCCCAAGACAACACAAAGGACATTTCACTATACATTAATTCACCAGGTGGAGTAATTACTTCTGGTTTGGCAATCATGGACACCATGAACTTTATCAAATCAGATGTTTCAACCATTGCAATTGGAATGGCTGCATCAATGGCATCAATTCTTTTAACCAGTGGAGCTAAGGGTAAGCGTTTTGCTTTGCCAAACTCAACCGTCTTGATTCACCAACCTTTGGGTGGCGCACAAGGTCAACAAACTGATATTCAAATTGCAGCCAATGAGATCTTAAAGAGTCGTGAAAAGATCAATAAGATTTTACACGAGACAACTGGTCAGCCACTAGAAAAGATCCAAAAGGATACTGAACGTGACAACTACTTGACTGCTGAAGAAGCAAAAGATTATGGTTTGATTGACGAAATTATGGTTAATCAAAAGAAATAG
- a CDS encoding SH3-like domain-containing protein: MNQKLKSRLLIMTLTVMISLFCGGNLSEVSAKSYHKAVTKIAGKGKYPVYHHISKKGPSAKFTTTKYFKHAQIQSKKSVTTKKGKYWNIIVDGRPVGWVNQKYFARNKISVAKKVSLVQNPYFSFNPEDAINYVTNSAGTAIDTKKVYLSTPTIYSDKPGTTTVTYRYGKAKAQVDVTVRSDKNEGITKANKPLMPGPKEVKTWKGSSISTSRNWNAAHNFTFETRPNTFKSKGLTLKTKMFQPRFVSLDYNKAADRMGQVGIIPEGITVRGSNFTVAVFNSSNDQYGHLVSYNLKHIGKYAAQNLPGLKWSTFKKYAAHIKVSPYIKLGHGQAIGSSSKYIYVIANNKSKNSNESEEIFQIRKSDMKVRQIWSFRIWNGKAPRYIHNATFPNDHTMYCSFHNGRNNCYEYWKVTRNGDTWTSEEVGATKGNFVSNHSPVQGFTYDKRHDQFYLGFNDLIFKLARDGTYLKTHRLHVKREIEGLSVSGNKLYVEFAQRGELTAGKTK; this comes from the coding sequence ATGAACCAAAAGTTGAAAAGTAGGCTGCTAATTATGACCTTGACTGTCATGATTAGCTTATTTTGTGGGGGTAATTTATCAGAGGTAAGTGCCAAAAGTTATCATAAAGCTGTTACTAAAATTGCAGGAAAGGGCAAATACCCAGTTTATCATCACATATCTAAAAAAGGTCCATCGGCTAAATTCACCACCACTAAGTATTTTAAGCATGCCCAAATTCAATCTAAAAAATCAGTTACTACCAAAAAGGGAAAGTACTGGAACATTATTGTTGATGGACGCCCGGTCGGCTGGGTTAATCAGAAATATTTTGCCAGAAATAAAATTTCTGTTGCCAAAAAGGTAAGTCTAGTGCAGAATCCCTATTTTTCTTTTAATCCTGAAGATGCGATTAATTATGTGACTAATAGTGCTGGAACAGCAATTGATACCAAAAAAGTTTATCTTTCAACTCCGACCATTTATTCTGATAAACCCGGAACTACCACAGTGACTTATCGCTATGGCAAGGCCAAAGCACAAGTTGACGTAACGGTCCGCTCTGATAAAAATGAAGGAATTACTAAGGCAAATAAACCGTTAATGCCTGGTCCAAAAGAAGTTAAGACCTGGAAAGGGAGTTCAATTTCCACGTCGAGAAATTGGAACGCCGCTCATAATTTTACCTTTGAGACTCGACCTAATACCTTCAAATCAAAGGGCCTGACCCTTAAGACTAAGATGTTTCAACCTCGCTTTGTTAGTCTAGATTACAATAAAGCGGCTGATCGGATGGGACAAGTTGGTATTATTCCAGAAGGGATAACTGTCCGAGGTTCCAACTTCACTGTTGCCGTTTTTAATTCCAGTAATGACCAATATGGCCACTTGGTTTCGTATAATTTGAAGCATATTGGCAAATATGCAGCCCAGAATTTGCCTGGCCTCAAATGGTCTACTTTTAAAAAATATGCTGCGCATATCAAGGTGAGTCCTTACATAAAATTAGGTCATGGACAAGCAATTGGTTCATCATCTAAATATATCTATGTGATAGCTAATAATAAATCGAAAAATTCTAACGAGTCTGAAGAAATTTTTCAAATTCGTAAATCAGATATGAAAGTTAGGCAAATTTGGAGTTTCCGAATTTGGAATGGTAAAGCACCACGCTATATTCATAATGCTACTTTTCCTAACGATCATACCATGTACTGTTCGTTTCATAATGGTCGCAACAATTGCTATGAATACTGGAAAGTGACCCGCAATGGTGACACATGGACTTCAGAAGAAGTAGGAGCCACTAAGGGTAATTTTGTAAGCAATCATTCGCCTGTTCAAGGTTTTACCTATGATAAACGACACGATCAATTTTATCTTGGTTTTAATGACTTGATTTTTAAACTTGCTAGAGATGGAACGTATTTAAAAACTCACCGATTGCATGTTAAAAGAGAAATTGAAGGGTTATCAGTTTCTGGTAATAAACTTTACGTTGAATTTGCTCAGCGAGGAGAATTAACGGCCGGAAAAACTAAATAA
- the whiA gene encoding DNA-binding protein WhiA yields the protein MASYASKVKKELTSLPIHPEHAKAELAAFLRMNGVLNFHDHMFSLDITTENPAIARRIFSLIKTAYKVEPLLIVSRKMKLKKNNQYLVRLQNHVKEILTNLEILTPEAGLITRIPKRIINSREGAMSYLRGAFLASGSVNNPETSRYHLEIYSAYEDHNNDLLKLMNHYFKLNAKTTKRRRGYIVYLKEAEKIGDFLHITGAINAMLSFEDLRIMRDMRNSVNRLVNCDTANLKKTATAAAKQVEDIELIDNKIGLENIPEKLQGIARLRLQNPELSLKEVAEKVPDGPISKSGANHRFAKLHEMAETLNE from the coding sequence ATGGCAAGCTATGCGAGCAAGGTAAAAAAGGAGTTAACGTCGCTACCAATTCATCCTGAGCATGCAAAAGCTGAGTTAGCGGCATTTTTACGAATGAACGGCGTGTTAAACTTTCATGATCACATGTTTAGCCTTGATATTACGACCGAAAATCCCGCAATTGCGCGTCGCATTTTTTCTTTAATTAAAACTGCATATAAGGTCGAACCATTATTAATAGTTTCACGAAAAATGAAGCTTAAGAAAAATAATCAATACTTGGTTCGACTGCAAAATCACGTTAAAGAAATTCTGACAAATTTGGAAATTTTAACTCCCGAGGCAGGATTAATTACCCGTATTCCCAAAAGAATTATTAATTCGCGTGAAGGTGCTATGTCTTATTTGCGAGGTGCATTTTTGGCCAGTGGCAGCGTTAATAACCCTGAAACAAGTCGTTACCACCTTGAAATCTATTCTGCTTATGAGGATCATAATAATGATCTGCTTAAGCTGATGAATCATTATTTTAAGCTTAATGCGAAAACAACTAAGCGGCGGCGGGGTTATATCGTCTACTTAAAAGAAGCTGAAAAAATTGGTGATTTTTTACATATAACTGGTGCAATTAATGCCATGCTTTCTTTTGAGGATCTCAGAATAATGCGTGATATGCGGAATTCAGTTAACCGATTGGTTAATTGTGATACGGCTAATTTGAAAAAAACGGCAACGGCTGCCGCTAAACAAGTTGAAGACATTGAGCTGATTGATAATAAAATTGGCTTAGAAAACATTCCCGAAAAATTACAGGGAATAGCCCGTCTGCGATTACAGAACCCGGAACTTTCCTTAAAAGAAGTAGCCGAAAAAGTACCAGATGGACCGATTTCGAAGTCGGGCGCTAATCATCGGTTTGCCAAACTGCATGAGATGGCTGAAACATTAAATGAATAA
- a CDS encoding Fur family transcriptional regulator, giving the protein MSEHLTDAENLLRQHNLKVTKPRLKILQYLMSHHNHPTASTIFQAISGNEPTYRATVYNTLNKLVDAGIVIEIKNSDDSLHYDYFVEPHFHIICKQCGKIADVYYPDFETVENRMRAEAEKQTGFITSASHLEIFGICPDCQKKNNKRDNQKIRHINH; this is encoded by the coding sequence ATGTCGGAACATTTAACAGATGCAGAAAATTTATTGCGCCAACATAATTTAAAGGTTACCAAGCCTCGTTTAAAAATTTTACAATACTTAATGTCGCACCATAATCATCCCACCGCTAGTACTATTTTTCAGGCAATCAGTGGTAACGAACCTACTTACCGTGCTACTGTTTATAATACTTTGAATAAACTAGTCGATGCAGGAATAGTGATTGAAATTAAGAATAGTGATGATTCTCTTCATTATGACTACTTTGTCGAGCCCCATTTTCATATCATTTGTAAACAATGTGGCAAGATTGCAGATGTTTATTATCCAGATTTTGAAACGGTTGAAAATCGAATGCGCGCTGAGGCAGAAAAACAAACAGGTTTTATTACATCTGCAAGTCACCTGGAGATTTTTGGTATTTGCCCAGATTGTCAAAAAAAGAATAATAAACGAGATAACCAAAAGATCAGACACATTAACCACTAA
- a CDS encoding HdeD family acid-resistance protein: MDNFSNYRENRGFNWAALISGILMIIAGLFLIRHPGKALHAFVLLFAIVSIVQGFVWLAFYSRFRYFVSFSWLSIVSGVLDIIIGVLFLYSYDAAGLTIAYLFAFWFLFDSISGIIFSWHLRDISGFYFWINIILNIFGLLIAISLMFNPALSALTLIWLVSLWLLIFGIGEVIAAFARR, translated from the coding sequence ATGGATAATTTTTCAAATTACAGGGAAAACCGTGGCTTTAACTGGGCCGCACTAATCTCTGGTATTTTAATGATCATAGCAGGGCTATTTTTAATCCGTCATCCAGGCAAGGCATTACATGCATTTGTATTGTTGTTTGCAATTGTATCGATTGTACAAGGATTTGTTTGGTTGGCATTTTATAGCCGTTTTCGCTATTTTGTTTCATTTAGCTGGCTCTCAATTGTTTCTGGGGTATTGGATATCATTATCGGTGTTCTATTCCTCTATTCATACGATGCTGCTGGACTGACAATTGCATATTTATTTGCATTTTGGTTCCTATTCGATTCAATTTCTGGAATTATTTTTTCGTGGCATTTACGAGATATTTCGGGTTTTTACTTTTGGATTAATATTATTTTGAATATTTTCGGATTATTAATCGCAATTAGTTTAATGTTTAACCCAGCATTGTCAGCTTTAACGTTAATCTGGCTAGTTTCATTATGGCTATTGATTTTCGGAATAGGTGAAGTAATTGCGGCATTTGCCCGTAGATAA
- the rapZ gene encoding RNase adapter RapZ: MSVNKKQLLIVTGMSGAGKTVASHALEDMGYFVVDNLPPTLLSSFWDLIVNSDDFKKVAVVVDLRIKNFYKDLLNEVNSLEDNSSVQTRIVFLDASDDTLVARYKETRRVPPLARSGRLLDAIIEERRILTGIKNRANDIIDTSNLKPKELEQKLFDEFSGKAKQPFSIEVLSFGFKYGMPIDADIVMDVRFLPNPFYIPELRPFTGLDKRVAKYVMEKNETKVFYKKLLDLLETAVPGYIKEGKGKLTIAIGCTGGQHRSVAIAQQLAHDLSQNYSVDITHREISRYTRKR; encoded by the coding sequence ATGTCTGTCAATAAAAAGCAATTATTAATCGTTACAGGTATGAGTGGTGCTGGTAAAACGGTGGCCTCGCATGCACTTGAAGATATGGGCTATTTCGTTGTAGATAATTTGCCACCAACGCTTCTTTCCAGTTTTTGGGATTTAATCGTTAATTCAGATGACTTTAAAAAGGTGGCAGTTGTCGTTGATCTTAGAATTAAAAATTTTTACAAGGATTTGTTAAACGAAGTAAACTCACTTGAAGATAATAGTAGCGTTCAAACGAGGATTGTTTTTTTAGATGCCTCAGATGATACCCTTGTTGCCCGCTATAAAGAAACAAGAAGAGTTCCACCACTTGCTCGAAGTGGTAGACTTCTCGATGCAATTATTGAGGAGCGTCGAATATTAACGGGAATAAAAAATCGGGCCAACGATATTATTGACACTTCTAATTTGAAGCCCAAAGAGCTTGAGCAGAAACTTTTTGATGAGTTTAGTGGTAAGGCAAAACAACCATTTTCGATTGAAGTCCTGTCCTTTGGTTTCAAGTATGGTATGCCAATCGATGCGGATATCGTTATGGATGTTCGTTTTTTGCCCAATCCGTTTTATATTCCTGAATTGCGACCGTTTACTGGATTAGATAAGCGTGTTGCCAAATATGTAATGGAAAAAAACGAAACAAAAGTCTTTTACAAGAAGTTATTAGATTTACTGGAAACAGCTGTGCCCGGATATATTAAAGAAGGCAAGGGTAAATTAACAATTGCGATTGGTTGTACTGGTGGACAGCATCGGAGTGTCGCAATTGCCCAGCAGCTTGCTCATGATTTATCCCAAAATTATTCAGTTGATATTACGCACCGCGAAATTAGTCGCTACACTAGAAAAAGGTGA
- a CDS encoding SH3-like domain-containing protein — MKKKLKHNLLIASATVAISLFFVGSNSNIQAKNYHQAVTKIAGDGNFAVYHRVSKNGPAGKFTSTKYFKHGQIQSKQSLATKKGTFWKIIVDGHPVGWVNQNFFARNEISVAKKVSLVQNSDFSFKTRDAINYVTDSAGTAVNTGKVSVSKASVSSATPGKTTIEYQYGKAKASVDVTVRDDKNEGISRAALTPKNGPKEVATWKGSSKSSSRNWNAAHHYTSETRANTFHANGLTLKTKLFQPRFVSLGYHEAGDQMGQVGVIPEGISVNGPDFTVALFKSSHDQNGHLVTYNLNHVNKFTAQNLANLKWSTFKRYAANIKVSPYIKLGHGQAIGSSADYIYVIANNNTASNSSASEEILQIRKSDMKINQIWSFRIWSGAFPRYIHNATFDGDNTMYCLFHNGGNGYYEYWKVTRNGDTWTPEEVGATKGNFVSNHSPVQGFTYDSNRKQFYIGFNDYIFRVDQNGTYKKTYHFNVKREIEGLSAAGNKLYVEFAQRGELTAGQIK, encoded by the coding sequence ATGAAGAAAAAGTTGAAGCATAATTTACTAATTGCCAGCGCTACAGTTGCAATTAGCTTATTTTTTGTGGGGAGTAATTCAAATATTCAGGCAAAAAACTACCATCAAGCTGTAACTAAGATCGCAGGAGATGGTAATTTTGCTGTTTATCATCGTGTATCCAAGAATGGTCCAGCAGGTAAGTTTACCTCGACTAAATATTTTAAGCATGGCCAAATTCAGTCAAAGCAATCGTTAGCGACAAAAAAGGGGACATTTTGGAAAATTATCGTTGATGGTCATCCTGTAGGCTGGGTGAACCAAAACTTTTTTGCAAGAAATGAAATTTCTGTGGCCAAAAAAGTTAGTTTAGTCCAAAATAGTGATTTTTCATTTAAGACCCGGGATGCAATTAATTATGTGACTGATAGTGCTGGTACTGCCGTAAATACTGGTAAAGTAAGTGTATCAAAAGCAAGCGTTAGTTCCGCAACTCCTGGTAAGACTACTATTGAATATCAATATGGTAAGGCTAAGGCTAGTGTAGATGTAACCGTGCGTGATGATAAAAATGAAGGTATCAGTCGAGCAGCTTTAACACCTAAGAACGGTCCAAAAGAAGTAGCAACATGGAAGGGTAGTTCAAAGTCATCTTCTAGAAACTGGAATGCTGCGCATCACTATACTTCAGAAACTAGGGCAAATACTTTTCATGCAAATGGTTTAACCTTAAAAACCAAGTTGTTCCAACCACGATTTGTCAGCCTGGGATATCATGAAGCTGGTGATCAAATGGGCCAAGTAGGTGTAATACCTGAAGGTATTTCTGTTAACGGCCCTGACTTCACTGTTGCTCTATTTAAATCCAGTCATGATCAAAATGGTCATTTAGTGACTTACAATTTAAATCATGTTAACAAGTTTACTGCTCAAAACTTAGCAAATCTAAAATGGTCTACTTTTAAACGTTATGCCGCAAATATTAAAGTTAGCCCATACATCAAATTAGGCCACGGACAGGCTATTGGCTCTTCAGCTGATTATATTTATGTCATTGCTAATAATAATACTGCAAGTAATTCTAGTGCGTCAGAAGAGATCTTACAAATTCGTAAATCGGATATGAAGATTAATCAGATTTGGAGTTTTAGAATTTGGAGTGGAGCTTTCCCACGTTATATTCATAATGCTACGTTTGACGGTGACAACACAATGTACTGCTTATTCCATAATGGCGGCAACGGCTATTATGAATACTGGAAAGTAACCAGAAATGGTGATACTTGGACCCCAGAAGAAGTAGGAGCCACCAAGGGTAATTTTGTAAGTAATCATTCACCAGTTCAAGGTTTTACTTATGATTCGAACCGTAAGCAATTCTATATTGGGTTTAATGATTATATTTTCAGAGTTGACCAAAATGGTACGTATAAGAAAACTTATCATTTTAACGTTAAACGTGAGATTGAAGGATTATCAGCAGCTGGTAATAAACTTTACGTAGAATTTGCTCAACGTGGGGAATTAACTGCTGGTCAAATTAAATAA
- a CDS encoding gluconeogenesis factor YvcK family protein, translating into MTYEDSKIIRVTKSRRPQIVVIGGGTGLPVVLNALKDQNAQITAIVTVSDDGGSSGSIRNFINVVPPGDIRNVLVSLSDIPQEEKDIFQYRFDSSDSFFSGHAIGNLIIAALNEMHGNIFDAVQSLSRMMRVDGHVFPASNEPLTLNAEFIDGTVQAGEKEITNKDKRIKRVWVTDTNSTSEPEAVSPVLEAIMQADAVVLGPGSLFTSILPNLMIPNLGEAVKKTQAEVIYICNIMTQLGETDHFSDCDHVSVINNHLGGHYINTTLVNGAKIDMSKFDPDDYDAYIEPVKNDYAGLRQQGCRVITDDFIDQRSGLVFHDGQKVAKEIINRAFAAMSRRKRMD; encoded by the coding sequence ATGACCTATGAAGATTCTAAAATAATTAGAGTTACTAAAAGCAGAAGACCACAAATCGTTGTTATTGGTGGCGGTACTGGCTTACCAGTAGTTTTAAACGCCTTAAAGGATCAAAATGCGCAGATTACTGCCATCGTTACCGTATCGGATGATGGTGGCTCGTCTGGTTCGATTAGAAACTTTATTAACGTTGTTCCACCTGGTGATATTAGAAATGTCTTAGTTTCATTAAGTGATATTCCTCAGGAAGAAAAAGATATTTTTCAATATCGGTTTGATTCATCAGATTCATTTTTCTCCGGGCACGCGATTGGTAATTTAATTATCGCAGCGTTAAATGAAATGCATGGTAATATTTTTGATGCCGTGCAATCTTTATCACGTATGATGCGAGTTGATGGTCATGTTTTTCCAGCTTCAAATGAACCCTTGACACTAAATGCTGAATTTATTGATGGCACAGTTCAAGCAGGGGAAAAGGAGATAACTAATAAAGATAAACGGATTAAGCGTGTTTGGGTAACTGATACAAATTCTACTTCTGAGCCAGAAGCCGTTTCGCCCGTTTTAGAGGCCATAATGCAGGCTGATGCCGTAGTTCTGGGACCGGGAAGTTTGTTTACTTCAATTTTGCCGAACCTAATGATTCCGAATTTAGGTGAGGCTGTAAAGAAAACGCAAGCTGAAGTTATTTATATTTGTAATATTATGACTCAGCTTGGTGAAACAGATCATTTCTCTGATTGTGACCATGTATCTGTAATTAATAATCATCTTGGCGGTCATTATATTAATACAACATTGGTTAATGGGGCCAAGATTGATATGTCAAAATTTGACCCGGATGATTACGATGCTTATATTGAGCCGGTTAAAAATGATTATGCTGGCTTAAGGCAGCAAGGGTGCCGCGTCATTACCGATGATTTTATTGATCAACGAAGTGGCCTTGTTTTTCACGATGGGCAAAAAGTGGCTAAAGAAATTATTAATCGGGCGTTTGCGGCAATGTCCCGCAGAAAGAGAATGGATTAG
- a CDS encoding GW dipeptide domain-containing protein, translating into MKLIKKIATMTTALIVCLPATTGLCATPVVADSSTTQQTPAQNNSNKNSVSDTVDNNENNGESADDDDGNGNSNTDAKTPTNPKNPNDGDNGDQDKENKKKPKQIITGYAMMTKVAGNKNYKVWQDVKNGKVVKKVADGINFQYNHIQSDQLIETKKYRYWRIYVDGRKVGYVNENYFARNEIAVPKTVTLVRNDGYEFPTRDAISYATNYMGTVIDNDNVKVSRDTIPCATPKTYKVKYTYGKATATVKVTVRKSTKEGIADPDVTNSLPAQPGTNDHQAWKTHYGSSVNYVSPTEYSPETEKHTLTSGNLTLKTKFYQPVLLSVKDPSDDNINRVGHIPEGVTVSKGWAYTSLLSHTYLRSGHIVGYDLNKLTSPYNAQYLLDMSQKDFNNYVKHVKVSPYIPIGHGQAMGSSDKYIYVLNNDNTLKESSDSEELLQIRKSDMQINKIWTIKTWVGDQDNPRYFHNGVVMNDYEMYTVYHDVKNNRYEYWQLTRTGDNWYPKLVGKTDGNFVNNNSPVQGFTYDPEHKNFYLAFNDLIFKIGRDGTLKDHYSFDTGREIEGISVNNGQLYVNLAQRAELLVSMKID; encoded by the coding sequence TTGAAGCTTATTAAAAAAATAGCAACAATGACGACAGCATTGATAGTCTGCTTACCAGCAACGACTGGATTGTGTGCAACTCCAGTTGTAGCTGATTCCAGTACTACGCAGCAAACACCGGCACAAAACAATTCTAATAAGAATTCTGTCTCTGATACAGTTGACAATAATGAAAATAATGGTGAAAGTGCTGACGATGACGACGGCAACGGTAATAGTAATACAGATGCAAAAACACCGACTAATCCGAAGAACCCTAATGATGGGGATAATGGCGATCAAGACAAAGAAAATAAAAAGAAGCCAAAGCAGATTATTACTGGTTATGCCATGATGACTAAAGTTGCCGGTAATAAGAATTATAAAGTTTGGCAAGACGTTAAAAATGGTAAGGTTGTCAAAAAAGTCGCTGACGGCATCAATTTTCAATACAATCACATTCAATCTGACCAATTGATTGAAACAAAGAAATACCGCTACTGGCGAATTTATGTTGACGGTCGTAAGGTCGGCTATGTCAATGAAAATTATTTTGCAAGAAATGAAATTGCTGTCCCTAAAACAGTCACTTTAGTTCGTAATGATGGCTATGAATTTCCTACAAGAGATGCTATTTCCTATGCAACTAACTATATGGGAACAGTAATTGACAATGATAATGTCAAGGTGTCGCGTGATACTATACCATGTGCTACTCCAAAAACTTATAAAGTAAAATATACATATGGTAAGGCTACTGCTACTGTTAAAGTTACGGTTAGAAAGAGTACTAAAGAGGGAATTGCCGACCCAGACGTAACTAACAGTTTACCAGCTCAACCAGGTACTAATGATCACCAAGCATGGAAAACACACTATGGTTCTTCAGTAAATTATGTTAGTCCAACTGAATATTCACCGGAAACTGAAAAACACACTTTGACAAGTGGTAATTTAACGCTGAAGACTAAATTCTATCAACCAGTTTTACTCAGTGTCAAAGATCCTAGTGATGATAATATTAACCGTGTAGGTCATATCCCAGAAGGCGTTACTGTGTCAAAGGGATGGGCATACACTAGTTTATTAAGCCATACATATTTAAGATCAGGACACATTGTGGGTTATGATTTAAATAAACTAACTAGTCCTTATAACGCCCAATACTTACTCGATATGTCACAAAAGGATTTTAACAATTATGTAAAACACGTTAAAGTTAGTCCTTATATTCCAATTGGACATGGTCAAGCCATGGGTTCAAGTGACAAATATATCTATGTTTTGAACAATGACAATACTTTGAAAGAGAGCAGCGATTCTGAAGAATTATTACAAATTCGGAAGAGTGATATGCAAATTAATAAGATTTGGACCATTAAGACTTGGGTTGGTGACCAAGACAATCCACGTTACTTCCATAACGGTGTTGTGATGAATGATTATGAAATGTATACTGTTTATCACGATGTTAAGAATAATCGCTATGAATATTGGCAATTAACTCGTACTGGTGACAACTGGTATCCAAAATTAGTTGGAAAAACAGATGGTAATTTTGTTAATAACAACTCTCCTGTTCAAGGATTTACCTACGATCCTGAACATAAGAACTTCTATCTTGCCTTTAATGATTTAATCTTTAAGATCGGTCGTGACGGCACATTAAAAGATCATTATTCATTTGATACAGGTCGCGAGATTGAAGGAATTTCGGTCAATAACGGGCAATTATATGTTAATTTAGCTCAAAGAGCTGAATTGTTAGTAAGTATGAAAATCGATTGA